The following coding sequences are from one Streptomyces sp. NBC_01294 window:
- a CDS encoding M24 family metallopeptidase, which translates to MAGDTKQRTARRSGRRSADLSGFREVQRLSYECAEAVAAQLRPGVTEREAARMQRDWLRERGVRDWFHLPFAWFGDRTAFANFRIPLQFFPTNRKLEPGMPFILDMAPVFKGYAADIGYSGSLGLNPVQDRLMSDLQAHRVLILEQVREGRSLREIYENVERLMTRQGYANRHRAYPFGVIAHKIDRVRERRWSPTAFGFGTQSLKGLASDALHGHREGWSPLWSPYHFSDHPPQPGLWAVEPHLGFRGTGAKFEEILVVTDSRDPEESAFWLDDDLPHVRRWAEEKAA; encoded by the coding sequence ATGGCTGGGGACACCAAGCAACGCACCGCGCGACGCTCCGGACGACGCTCCGCCGACCTGAGCGGCTTCAGAGAGGTGCAGCGCCTCTCCTACGAGTGCGCCGAGGCCGTCGCGGCCCAGTTGCGGCCCGGCGTGACCGAGCGCGAGGCCGCGCGGATGCAGCGCGACTGGCTGCGGGAGCGCGGAGTACGGGACTGGTTCCACCTGCCCTTCGCCTGGTTCGGGGACCGCACCGCCTTCGCGAACTTCAGGATCCCGCTGCAGTTCTTCCCGACCAACCGGAAGCTGGAGCCGGGGATGCCGTTCATCCTCGACATGGCGCCGGTCTTCAAGGGCTACGCGGCCGACATCGGCTATTCCGGCAGCCTCGGGCTCAATCCGGTGCAGGACCGGCTCATGTCCGATCTTCAGGCGCACCGCGTGCTGATCCTGGAGCAGGTGCGGGAGGGCCGCTCGCTGCGCGAGATCTACGAGAACGTCGAGCGGCTGATGACCCGGCAGGGATACGCCAACCGGCACCGCGCCTATCCCTTCGGCGTGATCGCGCACAAGATCGACCGGGTCAGGGAGCGCCGCTGGTCGCCGACCGCGTTCGGATTCGGCACCCAGTCCCTCAAGGGGCTGGCCAGTGACGCCCTGCACGGGCACCGCGAGGGCTGGTCCCCGCTGTGGAGTCCGTACCACTTCTCCGACCACCCGCCGCAGCCCGGCCTGTGGGCGGTGGAACCGCACCTGGGATTCCGGGGCACCGGCGCGAAGTTCGAGGAGATCCTGGTCGTCACCGACTCCCGGGACCCCGAGGAGAGCGCGTTCTGGCTGGACGACGACCTGCCGCACGTGCGGCGCTGGGCCGAGGAGAAGGCAGCATGA
- a CDS encoding ABC transporter ATP-binding protein, with product MTVIATESLSKRYPRVTALDRLSLDIGPGVTGLVGANGAGKSTLIKILLGLSPATEGSAAVLGLDVHTHGSAIRERVGYMPEHDCLPPDVSATEFVVHMARMSGLPPTAARERTADTLRHVGLYEERYRPIGGYSTGMKQRVKLAQALVHDPQLVLLDEPTNGLDPVGRDEMLGLIRRIYTDFGISVLVTSHLLGELERTCDHVVVVDGGKLLRSSSTSDFTQITTTLAVEVTDSDTHPDGTAALRKALTEVGVALHVGSEQGLPGAGHILLVEATGEDTYDTVRDTVADLGLGLVRMEQRRHHIAEVFRDNDQPSSHPVQQKGAGSDGA from the coding sequence GTGACTGTCATCGCGACCGAAAGCCTGAGCAAGCGGTACCCCCGAGTGACCGCCCTCGACCGGCTCTCCCTTGACATCGGGCCTGGTGTGACCGGCCTCGTGGGTGCCAACGGAGCCGGCAAGTCCACGCTGATCAAAATTCTGCTGGGACTGTCCCCCGCCACCGAGGGCAGCGCCGCCGTACTCGGCCTCGACGTCCATACGCATGGCAGTGCCATCCGTGAACGCGTCGGCTACATGCCCGAGCACGACTGCCTGCCACCCGACGTCTCCGCCACGGAGTTCGTCGTCCACATGGCGCGCATGTCCGGACTGCCGCCGACAGCGGCCCGGGAGCGCACCGCCGACACCCTGCGACACGTCGGGCTGTACGAGGAGCGCTACCGTCCCATCGGCGGCTACTCCACGGGCATGAAGCAACGCGTCAAGCTCGCCCAGGCGCTGGTCCACGACCCGCAGCTGGTCCTCCTCGACGAGCCGACCAACGGCCTGGACCCGGTCGGCCGCGACGAGATGCTCGGCCTGATCCGCCGCATCTACACGGACTTCGGCATCTCCGTCCTGGTCACCTCCCACCTCCTCGGCGAGCTGGAGCGGACCTGCGACCACGTGGTGGTCGTCGACGGCGGCAAGCTGCTGCGCTCCAGCTCCACCAGCGACTTCACCCAGATCACCACGACCCTCGCGGTCGAGGTCACCGACTCCGACACCCACCCGGACGGCACCGCCGCCCTGCGCAAGGCGCTCACCGAGGTGGGCGTCGCCCTGCACGTGGGCAGCGAGCAGGGCCTGCCCGGCGCCGGCCACATCCTCCTCGTCGAGGCCACCGGCGAGGACACGTACGACACCGTCCGCGACACCGTCGCCGACCTGGGCCTCGGCCTGGTCCGCATGGAGCAGCGCCGGCACCACATCGCGGAGGTCTTCCGCGACAACGACCAGCCCTCGTCGCATCCCGTCCAGCAGAAGGGAGCCGGTTCCGATGGCGCCTGA
- a CDS encoding ABC transporter permease, with protein MAPDTSTQIHNIGYRSYDGPRLGRAYARKSLFSQSLRGAYGLGRSAKSKVLPMILFAVMCVPAVIIVAVAIAVPGSTDLPIKYTTYALTTQVVIGLFLASQAPQSVSRDLRFKTVPLYFSRPIERVDYVMAKYAAMASALFILTATPLLIMWIGSLLAKFDFADQTEGFGQGLVSVLLLSLLFSGLGLVMAALTPRRGFGVAAIIAVLLIPYGAVTAVQGITYSTGNTGAIEWMGLFSPITLIDGMQTAFLNATSAFPGGEGPSAGIGFVYLLVILGLIAGSYAALMARYRKAGL; from the coding sequence ATGGCGCCTGACACCTCGACCCAGATCCACAACATCGGCTACCGGTCCTACGACGGACCCCGGCTCGGCCGCGCCTACGCCCGCAAGTCGCTGTTCTCGCAGTCGCTGCGCGGCGCCTACGGACTGGGCCGCTCCGCCAAGTCCAAGGTCCTCCCGATGATCCTCTTCGCGGTGATGTGCGTCCCCGCAGTGATCATCGTGGCGGTCGCCATCGCGGTGCCCGGCTCCACCGACCTGCCGATCAAGTACACGACGTACGCCCTGACCACGCAGGTGGTCATCGGCCTCTTCCTCGCCTCCCAGGCACCGCAGTCCGTCTCGCGGGACCTGCGCTTCAAGACGGTGCCGCTCTACTTCTCGCGGCCCATCGAACGCGTCGACTACGTGATGGCCAAGTACGCGGCCATGGCCTCGGCCCTCTTCATCCTGACCGCGACCCCACTGCTGATCATGTGGATCGGCTCGCTCCTGGCGAAGTTCGACTTCGCCGACCAGACCGAGGGATTCGGGCAGGGACTCGTGTCGGTTCTGCTGCTGTCGCTGCTCTTCTCCGGCCTCGGCCTGGTGATGGCCGCGCTCACCCCGCGCCGTGGGTTCGGCGTCGCCGCGATCATCGCGGTCCTCCTGATCCCCTACGGCGCGGTGACCGCCGTCCAGGGGATCACCTACAGCACCGGGAACACCGGAGCCATCGAATGGATGGGCCTGTTCTCCCCGATCACCCTGATCGACGGCATGCAGACGGCGTTCCTCAACGCGACCTCCGCCTTCCCCGGTGGCGAGGGCCCCTCGGCGGGCATCGGCTTCGTCTACCTGCTCGTCATCCTCGGCCTCATCGCCGGCTCCTACGCCGCCCTGATGGCCCGCTACCGGAAGGCCGGGCTGTGA
- a CDS encoding ABC transporter ATP-binding protein has product MTTIDIDHTSRWFGNVVAVNDVTMRIGPGVTGLLGPNGAGKSTLINMMGGFLAPSTGTVTLDGAPIWQNEQVYKQIGVVPEREAMYDFLTGREFVVANAELHGLDDVAARRALATVEMEYAQDRKISTYSKGMRQRVKMASALVHDPSVLLLDEPFNGMDPRQRMQLMDLLRRMGDEGRTVLFSSHILEEVEQLASHIEVVVAGRHAASGDFRKIRRLMTDRPHRYLIRSSDDRALAAALIADPSTAGIEVDLKEGALRIQAVDFGRFTELLPRVARAHGIRLLTVSPSDESLESVFSYLVAA; this is encoded by the coding sequence GTGACCACCATCGACATCGACCACACCTCCCGCTGGTTCGGGAACGTCGTCGCCGTCAACGACGTGACCATGCGCATCGGCCCCGGCGTCACCGGACTGCTGGGCCCCAACGGCGCGGGCAAGTCCACGCTCATCAACATGATGGGCGGCTTCCTCGCCCCCTCCACGGGCACCGTCACCCTCGACGGCGCGCCGATCTGGCAGAACGAGCAGGTCTACAAGCAGATCGGCGTCGTGCCCGAGCGCGAGGCCATGTACGACTTCCTCACGGGCCGGGAGTTCGTCGTCGCCAACGCCGAACTCCACGGCCTCGACGACGTGGCCGCCCGGCGGGCGCTCGCCACCGTCGAGATGGAGTACGCCCAGGACCGCAAGATCTCCACGTACTCCAAGGGCATGCGCCAGCGCGTGAAGATGGCCTCGGCCCTCGTCCACGATCCGTCCGTGCTGCTCCTCGACGAGCCGTTCAACGGCATGGACCCGCGCCAGCGCATGCAGCTGATGGACCTGCTGCGACGCATGGGCGACGAGGGACGCACCGTCCTGTTCTCCTCCCACATCCTGGAGGAGGTCGAGCAGCTCGCCTCGCACATCGAGGTGGTCGTGGCCGGCCGGCACGCCGCCTCCGGCGACTTCCGCAAGATCCGCCGCCTGATGACGGACCGCCCGCACCGCTACCTCATCCGCTCCTCCGACGACCGGGCCCTCGCCGCGGCCCTGATCGCCGACCCCTCCACCGCCGGCATCGAGGTCGACCTCAAGGAAGGCGCGCTGCGCATCCAGGCCGTCGACTTCGGCCGCTTCACCGAGCTGCTGCCCCGCGTGGCCCGGGCACACGGCATCCGGCTGCTGACGGTCTCGCCCTCCGACGAGTCCCTCGAGTCGGTCTTCTCCTACCTCGTCGCGGCCTGA
- a CDS encoding ABC transporter permease has protein sequence MYEPTVARLTYRALLGRRRALILFALPALLIVIALVVRAFVGVDDKVAADLLGGFALATMVPLIGVIAGTGAIGPEIDDGSIVYLLAKPVKRPTIIMTKLTVAIAVTMVFSAIPTLIAGFILNGNGQQIAVAYTIAALVASIAYSALFLLLGTVSRHAVVFGLVYALIWESLFGSLVSGAKTLSVQQWALALAEKVAGNGYVDATVGLPTAVILLCAVTVGATVYAGQKLRRLTLAGEE, from the coding sequence ATGTACGAACCCACCGTTGCCCGGCTCACCTACCGGGCCCTGCTCGGCCGGCGCCGCGCGCTGATCCTCTTCGCGCTGCCCGCCCTGCTGATCGTCATCGCCCTCGTCGTCCGTGCCTTCGTCGGAGTGGACGACAAGGTGGCGGCCGACCTCCTCGGGGGCTTCGCCCTCGCCACCATGGTTCCGCTGATCGGTGTCATCGCGGGCACCGGAGCCATCGGACCCGAGATCGACGACGGCTCCATCGTCTACCTGCTCGCCAAGCCGGTGAAGCGTCCGACGATCATCATGACCAAGCTGACCGTGGCGATCGCCGTCACGATGGTCTTCTCGGCGATCCCCACCCTGATCGCCGGATTCATCCTCAACGGCAACGGCCAGCAGATCGCCGTCGCGTACACGATCGCCGCCCTCGTGGCCTCGATCGCCTACAGCGCGCTGTTCCTGCTGCTCGGAACCGTCAGCCGGCACGCGGTCGTCTTCGGCCTGGTCTACGCCCTGATCTGGGAGTCGCTCTTCGGCAGCCTGGTCTCCGGCGCCAAGACCCTCAGCGTCCAGCAGTGGGCCCTGGCCCTCGCCGAGAAGGTCGCCGGGAACGGGTATGTCGACGCAACCGTCGGCCTGCCCACCGCGGTGATCCTGCTCTGCGCGGTCACCGTCGGCGCCACCGTCTACGCGGGCCAGAAGCTGCGCCGCCTCACCCTCGCCGGCGAGGAGTAA
- a CDS encoding rhomboid-like protein — translation MVEHTEPEPSRPLRSWIRSAPGTHIWLLIIAVTSIVVAIAPDQVDRVLLHRNSSNIHQLVQHPVRALLSSAFWIENPASLAFYAVLFELFHAPVERWLGTLRWLVIVASAHVVATLISQRVLLTAIQDHRAPRSMTHVVDIGVSYGLAAAAGVLTYRIRAPWRWFYLAGVVAFFGIPLATGGTFTDLGHAIALCVGLLSWPLTRHVVSRETPPRLT, via the coding sequence ATGGTCGAGCACACCGAGCCGGAGCCGTCCAGGCCGCTGCGGTCCTGGATACGCTCGGCGCCCGGAACGCATATCTGGCTGCTGATCATCGCCGTCACCAGCATCGTCGTCGCGATCGCGCCCGACCAGGTCGACCGGGTGCTGCTCCACCGCAACAGCAGCAACATCCACCAGCTCGTCCAGCATCCCGTCCGGGCGCTCCTCAGCAGCGCCTTCTGGATCGAGAACCCGGCCTCGCTCGCCTTCTACGCCGTGCTCTTCGAGCTGTTCCACGCCCCCGTCGAACGCTGGCTCGGCACCCTGCGCTGGCTCGTGATCGTGGCGAGCGCCCATGTCGTCGCCACGCTGATCAGCCAGCGGGTCCTGCTGACGGCCATCCAGGACCACCGCGCCCCGCGCAGCATGACCCATGTCGTCGACATCGGCGTCAGCTACGGGCTCGCGGCCGCCGCGGGGGTCCTGACCTACCGGATCCGCGCGCCCTGGAGATGGTTCTACCTGGCCGGAGTGGTCGCCTTCTTCGGGATCCCCCTCGCCACCGGCGGCACCTTCACCGACCTCGGCCACGCCATCGCGCTCTGCGTCGGCCTGCTCTCGTGGCCCCTCACCCGCCACGTTGTTTCACGTGAAACACCACCCCGTCTCACGTGA
- a CDS encoding response regulator transcription factor, translating into MTTRILIADDQEDIRSGFRLILDSQPDMTVVGEAADGERAVALARELRPDVVLADIRMPRVDGLEVTRLLAPETRVVVVTTFDLDEYVHTALRNGACGFLLKRSGPALLIEGVRAAMAGDTLISPQITVRLLSRLTQAGPVARPAPHPLTDRELDIVRLVARGFTNAEIGAELFISAGTAKTHIANVQAKLGARNRVGIAAWAWEHGVAKAGAEAD; encoded by the coding sequence GTGACCACACGCATCCTGATAGCCGACGACCAAGAGGACATCCGCAGCGGATTCCGGCTGATCCTCGATTCGCAGCCGGACATGACCGTCGTGGGGGAGGCGGCGGACGGGGAGCGCGCGGTGGCGCTGGCCCGGGAGCTGCGGCCCGACGTGGTGCTCGCGGACATCCGGATGCCGAGGGTCGACGGGCTGGAGGTGACCCGGCTGCTGGCCCCCGAGACACGGGTCGTGGTGGTGACCACCTTCGACCTGGACGAGTACGTGCACACCGCGCTGCGCAACGGTGCCTGCGGCTTCCTGCTGAAGCGGTCCGGACCGGCGCTGCTCATCGAGGGGGTGCGGGCGGCGATGGCCGGGGACACGCTGATCAGTCCGCAGATCACGGTGCGACTGCTGAGCCGGCTGACGCAGGCGGGTCCCGTCGCCCGGCCCGCGCCGCATCCGCTGACGGACCGGGAGCTGGACATCGTGCGCCTGGTGGCGCGGGGATTCACGAACGCCGAGATCGGCGCGGAGCTGTTCATCAGCGCGGGGACGGCCAAGACCCACATCGCGAACGTCCAGGCCAAGCTGGGGGCCCGGAACCGGGTGGGGATCGCCGCGTGGGCGTGGGAACACGGCGTGGCGAAAGCGGGGGCCGAGGCCGACTAG
- a CDS encoding sensor histidine kinase, with the protein MTVNLRAAYAPLLTAAALVGIAAAVLRLPPSWLLLWSGPLLLLLALVARWSPVRSATLAGALGVAAVALWPVPLVWESGSWLEACGAAAFWALPALGAVLVGGYLRRQADRTRQAVRDARRDQQLELARDLHDFVAHDVSAIVVQAQAARFVAAQDPGQAVRALERIETAGLSALASMDRTVHALREASDGPTAPVPGLAQLPELVERFECGTLDADPQAVRELSREADTTAYRVAVEALTNVRRHAPGAAVVQVAVRRAGAGIELSVVNCAAPRGAGGLLGRKRRGGTGLAGLRGRVEAAGGTLRAGPAEDGGWRVRAVFPAEDQALG; encoded by the coding sequence ATGACCGTCAACCTTCGTGCCGCGTACGCCCCGTTGCTGACCGCGGCCGCGCTGGTCGGCATCGCCGCCGCCGTCCTGCGGCTGCCCCCGTCATGGCTGCTGCTCTGGTCGGGGCCTCTGCTCCTCCTGTTGGCTCTGGTGGCCCGCTGGTCTCCGGTGCGCTCCGCGACCCTCGCGGGCGCGCTCGGCGTGGCGGCCGTCGCGCTGTGGCCCGTCCCCCTGGTGTGGGAGAGCGGATCGTGGCTGGAGGCCTGCGGGGCTGCGGCGTTCTGGGCGCTGCCCGCCCTCGGGGCGGTGCTGGTCGGCGGCTACCTGCGCCGTCAGGCGGACCGGACGCGGCAGGCGGTACGGGATGCGCGGCGCGACCAGCAGCTGGAACTGGCCCGGGATCTGCACGACTTCGTGGCGCACGACGTGAGCGCCATCGTGGTGCAGGCCCAGGCGGCCCGGTTCGTGGCCGCGCAGGATCCCGGCCAGGCGGTCCGCGCGCTGGAGCGGATCGAGACGGCGGGGCTGAGCGCGCTGGCCTCGATGGACCGCACGGTGCACGCGCTGCGGGAGGCCTCGGACGGACCGACGGCCCCGGTTCCGGGCCTGGCCCAACTGCCGGAGCTGGTGGAGCGGTTCGAGTGCGGGACGCTGGACGCCGACCCGCAGGCGGTACGGGAGCTGTCGCGGGAGGCGGACACCACGGCGTACCGGGTGGCCGTCGAGGCGCTGACGAACGTACGCCGGCACGCGCCCGGGGCGGCCGTGGTGCAGGTCGCCGTACGCCGGGCCGGGGCGGGCATAGAGCTCAGCGTGGTCAATTGCGCAGCGCCCCGGGGCGCGGGCGGGCTGCTGGGGCGGAAGCGCCGGGGCGGGACCGGGCTGGCGGGTCTGCGCGGGCGGGTGGAGGCAGCGGGCGGGACGCTGCGGGCCGGGCCGGCCGAGGACGGCGGATGGCGAGTTCGCGCCGTCTTCCCTGCGGAGGACCAGGCCCTCGGGTGA
- a CDS encoding HAD family hydrolase, translating into MSPAPFPYKLVATDLDGTLLRGDGTVSERTREALVAATAAGAVHIVVTGRAVPWTRHVLDDLGYKGIAVCGQGAQVYDAGAHRLLTSVTLDRQLAGLALSKLEAEVGPLALAASRDGVDGEVLFGPGYQVQEGLPALYLEDTAAVWTAPLNKLYIQHPELDDDALVKVARESVGSLVDIVMAGPGIVEILPLGLTKATGLSLAARRLKVKAAETIAFGDMPNDIPMFGWAAHGVAMANAHAELKAVADEVTTSNDEDGIAVVLERLLGAA; encoded by the coding sequence GTGAGCCCGGCCCCGTTCCCGTACAAGCTCGTCGCGACCGATCTCGACGGCACGCTGCTGCGCGGCGACGGCACCGTCTCGGAACGCACGCGTGAGGCGCTCGTCGCGGCCACCGCGGCGGGCGCGGTGCACATCGTCGTCACCGGCCGCGCCGTGCCCTGGACCCGGCACGTACTGGACGATCTCGGCTACAAGGGGATCGCCGTCTGCGGCCAGGGCGCGCAGGTCTACGACGCGGGTGCGCACCGGCTGCTGACCTCGGTGACGCTCGACCGGCAGCTGGCCGGCCTGGCGCTGTCGAAGCTGGAGGCCGAGGTCGGTCCGCTGGCCCTGGCGGCCAGCCGGGACGGGGTGGACGGCGAGGTCCTGTTCGGGCCCGGTTACCAGGTGCAGGAGGGCCTCCCGGCCCTCTACCTGGAGGACACCGCCGCGGTCTGGACGGCTCCGCTCAACAAGCTCTACATCCAGCACCCCGAGCTGGACGACGACGCGCTCGTCAAGGTGGCCCGGGAGTCCGTGGGCAGCCTGGTCGACATCGTCATGGCGGGTCCCGGCATAGTGGAGATCCTGCCGCTGGGGCTGACCAAGGCCACCGGCCTGTCGCTGGCCGCGCGCCGGCTGAAGGTGAAGGCGGCGGAGACGATCGCCTTCGGCGACATGCCCAACGACATCCCGATGTTCGGCTGGGCCGCGCACGGGGTGGCGATGGCCAACGCCCATGCGGAGCTCAAGGCGGTGGCCGACGAGGTGACGACCTCCAACGACGAGGACGGCATCGCGGTGGTGCTGGAGCGTCTGCTGGGCGCCGCGTAA